The following proteins come from a genomic window of Populus alba chromosome 12, ASM523922v2, whole genome shotgun sequence:
- the LOC118046340 gene encoding kinesin-like protein NACK1 isoform X4: MIILLSLSHPLKNEQLNRPLSFLKGTVVEKLVEEKASNDQHLRHLIGICEAQRQVGETALNDTSSRSHQIIRLTIESTLRENSDCVRSFVASLNFVDLAGSERASQTHADGARLREGCHINLSLMTLTTVIRKLSVGKRSGHIPYRDSKLTRILQHSLGGNARTAIICTLSPALSHVEQSRNTLYFATRAKEVTNNAHVNMVVSDKQLVKHLQKEVARLEAELRTPDPSREKEFKIRQMEMEMEELRRQRDLAQSEVDELRRKLQEDRQVSSTLESPRPLVKKCLSYSDASLPNLDIKESSHCDRTRKTLLRQSMRQSSTAPFTLMHEIRKLEHLQEQLGEEANRALEVLQKEVACHRLGNQDAAETIAKLQAEIKDMRTIQPVPKEVEIGSVVAPNKSVNANLKDEITRLHSQGSTFADLEEQLENVQKSIDKLVMSLPNNNPQSNCEAASKAKNQQKKKKILPLASSNGTNRQNFIRSPCSPLSTSRQVLESEIENRAPNNDDIVVSETLSESEKETPTKIEEGGDISSKEGTPGGYRRSSSVNMKKMQKMFQNAAEENVRSIRTYVTELKERVAKLQYQKQLLVCQVLELEANEAAGYTIEEEENINEPEQPQVSWHVTFREQRQLIIELWDMCYVSIIHRTQFYLLFKGDPADQIYMEVELRRLTWLQQHLAELGNASPAHFGDEPTLSLSSSIRALKREKEFLAKRLTSRLTAEERDELYIKWNVPLDGKQRRLQFVNKLWTDPHDAKHIQESADIVAKLVGFCEGGNMSKEMFELNFALPTDKRPWMTGWNQISNLLHL; encoded by the exons ATGATCATACTATTGTCTTTAAGCCACCCCCTCAAGAACGAGCAGCTCAACCGGCCTCTTTCATTTTTG AAAGGTACTGTGGTTGAGAAGTTGGTAGAAGAGAAAGCAAGTAATGATCAGCATTTAAGGCATCTAATCGGTATATGTGAAG CGCAAAGGCAAGTTGGTGAAACTGCCCTTAATGATACTAGCTCACGATCACACCAAATTATAAGGCTG ACAATAGAAAGTACACTTCGAGAAAATTCAGATTGTGTGAGATCTTTCGTTGCAAGCCtg AATTTTGTTGATCTAGCTGGAAGTGAAAGAGCTTCACAGACACATGCAGATGGTGCCAGACTCAGGGAAGGTTGCCATATTAATCTTAGTCTGATGACCCTGACAACTGTGATTAGAAAGCTCAG TGTTGGGAAACGTAGTGGTCATATACCTTACCGAGACTCGAAGCTTACTCGCATATTGCAGCACTCACTTGGTGGGAATGCTCGTACTGCCATCATATGCACTTTAAGCCCAGCTCTGAGCCATGTTGAACAATCTCGAAATACCCTTTACTTTGCCACACGAGCAAAGGAAGTAACTAATAATGCCCATGTCAACATG GTTGTTTCGGATAAGCAGCTTGTGAAACACCTGCAGAAGGAGGTAGCCAGGCTGGAAGCAGAGCTGCGCACTCCTGACCCTTCAAGggaaaaagaattcaaaattcgGCAG ATGGAGATGGAAATGGAGGAGCTGAGACGCCAAAGAGATCTTGCGCAATCTGAGGTGGATGAATTGCGCAGAAAACTTCAAGAGGATCGACAGGTTTCAAGCACACTGGAATCACCCCGACCATTAGTGAAGAAATGTCTCTCTTATTCTGATGCATCCTTGCCAAATCTTGACATCAAGGAGTCAAGCCACTGTGATAGAACCAGGAAAACGTTGCTAAGGCAGTCTATGAGGCAATCATCAACTGCACCTTTCACGCTAATGCATGAAATTCGCAAACTTGAACACCTTCAGGAGCAACTTGGGGAGGAAGCAAATCGAGCTCTGGAAGTTCTACAGAAGGAGGTGGCTTGTCATAGATTAGGTAACCAAGATGCAGCTGAGACAATTGCTAAACTGCAAGCAGAAATCAAAGACATGCGCACTATCCAACCAGTTCCAAAAGAAGTTGAAATTGGAAGTGTTGTAGCTCCTAACAAGAGTGTCAATGCTAATCTCAAAGATGAAATAACAAGGCTTCATTCACAGGGAAGCACTTTTGCAGATCTCGAAGAGCAACTTGAAAATGTTCAAAAGTCCATTGACAAATTAGTAATGTCTCTTCCAAACAATAATCCACAATCAAACTGTGAAGCAGCTTCAAAAGCTAAGAatcaacagaagaagaaaaagatactTCCTTTGGCTTCAAGTAATGGCACCAACAGGCAAAATTTTATAAGGTCTCCTTGCTCCCCGCTATCAACTTCTCGGCAAGTTTTGGAAAGTGAGATTGAAAATAGAGCTCCGAATAATGATGACATTGTAGTCAGCGAGACCCTGTCAGAGTCTGAGAAAGAGACTCCTACAAAGATTGAAGAAGGAGGGGACATCTCATCAAAGGAAGGGACACCTGGTGGCTATCGGCGCTCAAGTTCAGTGAACATGAAGAAAATGCAGAAAATGTTTCAGAATGCAGCAGAGGAGAATGTTAGAAGCATAAGAACTTACGTGACCGAACTCAAAGAACGTGTGGCCAAATTGCAATACCAAAAGCAGCTACTTGTTTGCCAG GTCCTTGAGCTGGAAGCAAATGAAGCAGCTGGATATACTATAGAGGAggaagaaaatataaatgagcCAGAGCAGCCCCAAGTTTCGTGGCATGTGACTTTTAGGGAGCAAAGGCAGCTGATCATTGAGTTGTGGGATATGTGCTATGTATCGATAATCCACAGGACACagttttatttgttattcaAGGGCGACCCTGCTGATCAAATATACATGGAAGTGGAGCTAAGACGCTTGACTTGGTTGCAGCAGCATTTGGCAGAACTTGGCAATGCAAGCCCAGCTCATTTTGGAGATGAGCCTACACTATCTCTGTCATCaag TATTAGAGCATTGAAACGTGAAAAGGAGTTCCTTGCAAAAAGATTGACCTCACGTCTGACAGCTGAAGAGAGAGACGAATTATACATCAAATGGAATGTCCCCCTTGATGGGAAGCAGAGGAGGCTACAGTTTGTTAATAAACTGTGGACAGATCCTCATGATGCCAAGCATATACAGGAGAGTGCTGACATAGTGGCAAAACTTGTAGGGTTCTGCGAAGGAGGAAACATGTCAAAGGAGATGTTTGAACTCAATTTTGCACTGCCAACAGATAAGAGACCATGGATGACGGGCTGGAACCAAATTTCAAACCTTCTACATTTGTGA